In the genome of Taeniopygia guttata chromosome 4, bTaeGut7.mat, whole genome shotgun sequence, the window AGGttaaggaaaataagaaagtaGCCATTACAGTTCATGGTATAGTCTGATATTAATGTCTAAAATTGTTAACACATTGGAAAATACCATTCTTGAAAAATGTTGCATAGTGTTGTTTACACAAGGCTTTTTTATTTACAGACAAAGGCTTTGTTCACCTGGAGCCTCAGTTCAGCCCTCTGGAAGCTGTCAACctgcatgaagtcaaaaactTTGTTGTCGATGTGCAGGCTTACCCAGCACCAAAAATGTACTGGTTGAAGGATAATGTGACTCTGATTGAAAATCTTACAGAGATTGTTACTACATCAGGAAGAGTCCAGGAAACGAGGTAAAAAACCTTCTGACCCTTACTTCGCCATGCTGACTTGAGTTCCTCCCCAGGAAACTGGGCACTACTCCTGCTCACTCTTTACTCCTCAGTTTGTTGCTTCTTCCTCAGTGGCATTTAAAGAtagtttatttgttttctgttctaAATGGCAATGCCTAATTTACTTCTTCTCACTACCTTCATAACATCAACCTCTTCAAGATTCCTGAGCAAGAAACCTCTTTGCTCCCTTTCACATTTCTCCACACTGATAATTTCCAGCTATTTCCAGTAAAAGCAGGGCTTTGTCAGGCCCCTGCAAAAAGTAACTAAGGCCACTTCTTTCTCAATTGTATGTTGATAGTTATTTAGCACTTAAGTAATTACTTAGTTAAAGGCATGCTAGAAATGCTAAATGTCACAATGCTATAATCACAACATACCCAGATTAAGTGTTACcccaaaactatttttatttatgcctactttaaaaatacaaacaaaaatttgtatttctgcaggtttcagagtattttaaaattgataCGGGCCAAGGAGGAAGACAGTGGATACTATACTTTGGTTGCTGAAAATGAAGATGAGATTAAAAGATACACCTTCTCATTGCTCATACAAGGTAAGCAGCACCAGAGCCTTGCCCACCAGAACTCACTTGCACGCTGCCTTGCCTGGAGTATGGATACATGAAAGGCACGAACCAGGCTGAGCGGAGGAGTGCGTGTTAGTCTCTGGAGCTTTTCTAGCCTGATCCTGGCTTTCACTTCTGCACTGGCCCGGAGCCAAAAAGAAACTTTATCCACCCAGCTAAGTTATTCCAGCTGACAGTAGGATGATAGCTCATTTAACATGACATGCAGACGTGGCACAACTGCAGCACTTCCTCCTCATTGCTCTAGCCTAGAGTCTACTCTGTGCTACAGGAGATATTGAGTCTGTGTCTGTAGCTCTTGCTAAGGTGTTGGCCAAACACCACCTGTCCTGCTTTGAAATTTCAAGCTGGTTTTTTCTGTAGGCACtgacaaatattttaacagactcctgactccttcccagtTCCAGCTCTGATCTCAGCCCTCGTGGATGATCACCATGGCTCTGCAGGTGGGCAGACAGTGAGATGCTTGGCAGAGGGGACCCCACTTCCCGATGTGGAATGGCTGGTTTGCAAGGACATTAAAAAGTAAGAGGAGTAGGTGTTTTCTTACCTGAAATATGACCTGTAACCTCAATTATCTTAGCATAATTAGTTACTGTGCCATGTTTTCTTCATCAAGAGCCAGTAAATTTCAgataattctttatttttagaggCATGTTGTTTATATTTCAAGAGAGGTTGTCAGTGCCCTTCTTTTTACATCCTATAGGACACAAAATGATGCATCAATTCAGCTTTCTCtcataaaatctctctgttcaGTAAGCTGACTCCAAGGATTTCACAGTCCATGTTTGAGTAAGGAGTTTGAGATGTAGCTGTCTCTCCATTCAGggactatttttattttgaaggaaGAAGCGTGCAGGTTTTTCAGAGATGCAATCTAAAGACCCTTCTGGCCCTTAAATGTATTGTTGTCAGAAGAAATTTGCAGGGGAAAGtaatttttgttctgttcaCTCTTAATTATCCATATAAATTCCGCCATTATTCTTCTCTGCAGGTGCAACAATGACACCTCATGGACCATTTTGACTAACAATATCTCTGATATACATATGGAAGCCCACTTGGATGAGAAAAATATGGTGGAAAGCCAGGTGACCTTCCAGAAGGTAGAGGAAACCCTGGCTGTGCGATGTGTGGCAAGGAATGACCTCGGTGCTGTTACTCGAGAACTGAAGCTTGTGGCTCCCAGTGAGTTTGCTTTGTCTTTCTGTGCAATTACAACAGCCAGTTTTATCCTGCTCTAACTTACCCCAGTTCAGTCCTAATGGATAAAAATATGAATTGTTGTAGGTAATAAAttaaagtggatttttttttcaccccgGTCTTTCTGAGGATGAGGCATTTTACAGGTCTTTATGGTGCATCTGCTTTTTGCTTATTATGTAGTTCCATAATTCATTTTATTAGCACTGGCTATGGGACATTCTTCTAGACAATCTGCATTTGGTTTTGAAACATGATGACAAAGCAGCTCTGGGCTTGGAAAGACTTTATAGCCACTAGCCTCAGGAACTGCTCCTGCCACTTCTGCAGGACACAGGCACTGCAATGATGGGGGAGGTGGGTGTCTTTTGTGTGTGGTGTTCCTCATGGCTCATGAGGAAAATATGGTCTATCTTTTTACTCCACAGCCTTGAGGTCAGAGCTAAccgtggctgctgctgtcttaGTGCTGTTAGTGATTGTGATAATTTCCCTGATTGTCCTGGTTATCATATGGAAACAGGTAGGTAGAGAAGCATTTCAGTTTGGGTGCTGAGCCCTGATGTGTTTTGATCTGCTTTAAAGTCAAGTCCAGGACTAATGCTTGGTTTTGCATTCAATGTGCTCTGCAGAAGCCAAGGTATGAGATTAGATGGAGAGTCATTGAGTCTATTAGCCCTGATGGCCACGAGTACATTTATGTGGACCCAATGCAACTGCCTTATGACTCCAGATGGGAGTTTCCTCGAGATGGGTTAGTGCTTGGTAAGTTTTCTGTAAGGGACTAGCCCCACCCTTCTTTGGGGAGAAAGACATTCAATGACCATTCTGAGGTCTCTGCCGGATTAGTAATGGACGTTATGGCCACAAAGTCCAgagtctctgtctgtctgttCTCATCATTTCTCCTTCCTGGTCCTCTTCTACAGTGGCATTAGCCCTGAGGTGCTTGTGTTAGTGTCTCCTGTGCCTGCATTCCAGTTCTCCTCCTGTGTGCAGTGTCCACCCCTATGTGGCTTAGGGGAGTCTCTCAGTGTTAAACACCCTTTTCAACCCTCATTTCTGCTAAGGCATCCACaagaagtacattttttttttttgtctgcaagacatttatatacatatgtaCAGAGACCAAGAAAATCTGCAACTAGTTATgtagttttattaaaaatattttaaaaattattaatccATGCCATGCACATATCAGTGCTGAGGAACTGCATATTTTTGTGGCTACtgtccttcttttttcttccttccccttctgctttcttcctttGCTATTCCTCATTGTAATTCGTACAGAATTCAGTTGTAATTATTTCCTCAAGGCTGGGCCAACCTCTCATTTATATCAATTGAAAGTGTAATGACTATAGATAATTTTAATGCTCTATCAAGATAGAGATTTAAACATACAAGGCTTCCCTCTCTTGGAGATATCAGTGAACTAAATTGTATTGCAAAACACAGGAGAAGATGATGAAATGTGTCTTTTGTTTGATGTATTTCAAGAAACATACTCCCCTGGTGTAGTTCTTCACCATTACAGAGAAAGAGTTAATTCTTGAAAGAAGCAAGAGAAAATTTTCCAGTTCAGGAATAATATCCTTTAATTAAATTCATGTTGCTAATTGAAGACTAGAGGAGGGTGAATGTTTTAtggaattattttattacaatCCAGACTTTAATTATATGCCTAAATAGGATTTGTCAGATCTGAGTTGTTAAAGACCACCACTGTGACTTTGTCTCCCTCAGACTCATGAGCATCAGCCTGCTGCAATGCCTTCTTGTTTACAAGTGTATTCAGAATAGTCAGTTTAAAACCCAGTGCTCCATATTCTTCTGTCAATATGGATTGCACAACTGTTCTACTTGACACGCTCACCCACCAGCCCTTTTGCCATATTAAATTCTTGCTGATGAGGGGGGACCCTCTTTTGTTTCTGGGGCTGACAATTCTGATTTGTGTGGATTTTCTCTTATCTAAGTGGGAGATGACAGCAAAGCAATTACACCTTTAGTTCAAGGAGGCTCTGAAGCAGGTTACAAACCCATTTTGGTTCTGCCAGATGGGTATTTCCTATCCGAGTTGTGTAAGCCAGCtggcatttttttgttttttttttctagccaGTAGTGCCTGGAGTGCAGTGCTGTTTTAAATGCCAACTCTGAACATTGGCTGATGAAGCTTCAATTGATAAATTTGGGTTACCCTGCAGAGGTCCCTTTGCAATCACTGACCCACAGTATATGCAGTGCACTGCTCTTTAAAGGGCTCACGAGCCAGTGCAAGTCCAGGAGATGCATACCAGAAGGGACTACGCAGTAATAGCATGAGCTGTTTGAACACCACTGCcttctcctggctctgctgagaATTAACGAGGTCCCAACAGGACCTGGACCTCCTCATctggctggcagagctgagagcagcacTTTTTGAGGCTTGGGGTccaactgctgctgctcaggataCCAGGGTGGCTACACAGAGAGAATTGCTCTCATTTGCTCTACACAGAGAGCAAAATTGCTCTCATCACTTCCTAGCAAGCCACTTACTTGTCCTGGTGAccttaataaaatgaaatgctgGTCTGACACAGAATCTGACCTGTGCCTATTTGAAAAAGCCAAGTTAAGATTCAGGTCACACAACAGTCAGAGATGTGGTATCTAATTTCATGAGTCTAGAAACTGAATGTAGATTATAAAGCTTGACACTTATTTGGCTTTTAATATAGACCAAGAGACTTATGGTTTCATTTGGGGTGGGTTGATTATCCCAGGAcaattttagaaaaagaagaatcCAGCTGAGATGGATGCATCTGGAACAAATTCACACATCCCACCCTTGTGTCCTCTAAGCAGAAAAGCAACACCTCTCTGGCAGGCACAGCAGATAAGCTCTGTGAATGGGTACAGAGGCTGGATTAGCTGCTGTTCTTTCACTAGTTTGAGGAAttttgagctgctgctgtgtctgcacAGTCCCTCTGTGAAGGGAAGCAGCACTGCTCCTTCAGCGAGCTGATCACAGCAGTGCCTTTATACTTAAAAGTAAGCTTGCACTCTAATTTTGAGCTTCAATGAAGCATTCACAAAGAATATGATGGCATTACAGATGCTTCCAGTTCTTGGGCAGTTAGCTCCCACCTTGCTCCAGATTTCAAATGCAAAAGACATGGGCTTGGGCTACATCTGCAGAGAAGGTTGAAAAGGGGAAATAGCAGTGATGGCTCCCTGCCATTCCGGAAGTGCTCTCACTGTATCCACATGCACCCCAGCCCTGTAGAGGTGATGGAGAGGGAGATGTGTGCCTTGTGCTCAGCTGACAATATGGTTTTGGGGAAGAATTGGCTTGTGAAGACAAGAAGATCAAGGAGCATCAGCAAATGCCATCACATTCTGAAGGGCTGCATCCTGCCATATGGTTCCCAGACCTTCAGTCTGAAAAGTTTCAGAGGCCAAATTTCAAACTCAGGTTGTTTGAATTAGTCTAAAATTTAGTGTGAAGCGTTCTCACATCCTGATTGGGAAGGATAACCTTTGGAGCACAGGAATCTTGAAAAGAAATCACATAGCTTCTGTGTGCATGACAAACAATGCTGTCAGAATCTTGGAGAGGTTCACCAGTGTTAACTCAGCTAAGCATTCTTTAACCATTTCTTGTGCCTGTTAATGATGTAGATATTGTTTGGtcagaaattttctttcaaaagcatGTGTACAATAAAAGTGGGAGGAGTAGCTAGAGGATAACAGAAACATATGGCATTGCATGCCAGATAACACCTTCAAAAGTGTAAAAGGTGACAAGTTCAAACTGCAAACAAATGTCAAAGACAAAATGCTGTGTATCTCCATAGTAAAAGTTACTGCTTATTCTTTCTGTGCTTAAAGTTAAAAAGTTGCATAAAACCAAAGCGACAGCTTGTCAGGCATGTGATTATATTCTGGCATCTGGACCTCATATACAGGTTTGTTCACTCAGCGTTCCCTTGATGAACTTGGTTTTCAATGCAGAAGCTATGAAAGACAGCATTTTGGAGTATGTTTGTGCAGTTCATATTTCTCTAAAATCTCAATCTGTACTAATTTCTTCTGGAGACTGTATCCCTATTAGAAGACAGGATAtattaatctgaattttttgtCTAAATTGATTTGTGGGAAGAGTAAAGGGTCTATAAACATTAGCTGTTTTATTAAAGCACTTGGAAATTTGCAATACAATTTATTCCAGCAGATGAAACACACTTGTACATTAAACTTCAGAGAAGTTTCCCCTCATATGTGATCAACATGTATTTCAGCTTCTTGCAGATCTGAAATGGTGCTCCCTGTCTGTTTCTGAATGTGCTGTTGATGCGCTTTAGTCCATTTTCTGCTGGATGCATCCAGCATTACATAATAGACCAAAACTACAGCTGAGAGATCCAGTGCAGATTTGTAAATCAGGAACACGCCTGTATTTTAATCAGGTGCTGACTGAGGCAGAGAGGTCAACTTAAGCCTAGGACAGTCCATGCTATGAGAGGATAAAGTGAAGATGGTCGAGCATAGGAAGGGATGAATTTGAATGAGCTGAGCTTCCAGGTGCAGGTGTGCTCTTGATGATTGCTTGTATCTTTTTAAGAATGGCATTTAATGATAGCATTTCTTATCTGCtttttctgtataaaaacaACAATAATAGCAATAATCCTGGTGGTCTGGCTAAGGGAGTGTGCTCTTTCCACACAAGAATTAACTAGTACAGGAATGGAGATAAGAAAGGAGCTGAATTGCTGTtactttctgaaataaataatgctCTCTCTTGTGTTCAGGTCGGATCCTTGGTTCGGGAGCATTTGGAAAAGTAGTTGAAGGGACTGCATATGGATTGAGTCGCTCTCAACCAGTGATGAAAGTGGCTGTGAAAATGCTGAAACGTAAGTTGTCATGGTTCCATTTCCCAAGCCAGGTAGGGCAGGTTCCCACAGGGTTATTCAAACACTgcttgttttaaattaattcctCATATCTGAAGTTGAAAAGGAATGGTGAAATGatgggattttaaaattatgtgttAGATTACTTGATGGCATTTCAAGTCTGAAGGTACCCAGGCTTTTGAAAACACCCAAAGTTTAGGTTTAGCTGAAAAGCTACAATAACTCAACAAATATTGAGAAAGATAAAGCAACCATGAATGCCTGTGAACAAATAAGGGTTATACAACAACAGGAAATAGGCAGGTCTTGTGTAAGTTCACTGAAGATTTCCTGGTTCATGAGAACTGAGAACCTGATGCAGTGATTCTGTAGGAACCATGGGAGCTTGCTTGTGTTGAAAAAGCAGCTTGTAGAGTGCTTCTCTGCCATGTGGGCAGTCCACTACTCCTGTGGAGAGGGACAGGCTCAGCTACTGAGCTGCATCAAGCGAGTCCCTTATTAATCATTTACGGCTCCTCTCCAAGTCTCAAGAAAGACACCTATCAAGTAAAAAGCATACGATGGCAGCAATGCTCCAGTGAGGCAAGCAAGGAGAAATTTTTTGTTAATCTGAAAAAGGTGACTGCTCTCACTGGGTGgctaatgtgtttttttctttctacagcTACAGCTAGATCCAGTGAAAAACAGGCACTCATGTCTGAACTGAAAATAATGACACATCTTGGCCCCCACTTGAATATTGTGAATCTGCTTGGAGCTTGTACAAAATCAGGTGGGTTTGGCTGAAAAAATAGAGGTTTGCTGGGAAGTCATCATTCAGTATTTAACAAGAACATTGATGCCTAaagatttttagctttttatgaAATCTTCATGCATTTGTAGCTTTGTAGACTGTTGAATGCCTAGGTATAACTTCTAGTACTTTTCCAGCTTTCTTTCCCACcatgaaaaaatgtttattgATGTGTTCCTTAAATTTTACCTAGTCTTGCCTGTTAGTTTACTGAGGGCCTTTTATTTTGCACCATATAATCACAGACACAATAAAGATAGAGTAGGAGATCAGGGGGAGAGCTCCAATGGGGCAGAACTCAGGGTGGAGGTTACCTAACCAACTGCTCCTCTAATTGGACAATATTGGCTAGATATTCTAATTGCCCTATTTTATAAAACTGTACAAATTTAATTCggagcacttttttttttcccccatattgTATACCTGAAGGCTTTTATATTATTATTCAAATGTTGTTTGGAAAAGTTTGTTCTATTTCCATGGAACCAACACAGGTTTCAAGTAAAGGACTTACCAATAAATACAAACTAATATAAATTTTCAGAAAGTTTCTTGATATTTGGTAACAATTGCGTATAACTTAGTAGATAACTATAGTAGATAACTATATTGTTATATAGTAGATAACTATATTGATGTATAGTAGATAACTTAATTGCAATAACTTAGTAGATAGAAATGCATTAACTCACAACTCTATCTTCTAATAATTTTGGAGtctttttgtatttgtttctgtttttcaaaaaccCCACTCATCAATGtataattttgctttcttttaacAGGTCCTATTTACATCATTACTGAATACTGTTTTTATGGCGATTTGGTGAACTACCTGCATAAGAATAGGGACAATTTCCTGAACCGACACCCAGAAAAGCCTAAAAAAGATTTGGATATCTTTGGGATGAACCCTGCTGATGAAAGCACAAGAAggtgggaaaaaatgaaaaaaagaaatcagtgaCCTGACACTTAAGGACTTAAGACATTATAAACCCTTATTGCATTACTCTCATTCATTGGTTCAAACTCCTCCCTAATATTTCTCATTAAACTATTATTTGTCACACTTCATAGGTCTGGGAAGGTTTCAGCAGTTTTTATTCAATCTCCCTGACATATGTCTTAGATTTAGATTTCCTTCATGTAGACATGAAGTCTGAAGACGCCTGTGGTTTCTCCATAGAGATCCAAGTGCATCTACCTGTCTCCTTGTTCCCATGCTTGGGGAATTTCCAGTGTCTAAAACTCCTTCCCTTCAATAACCTGGCAGAGTTTGTTCTCCAAACTCAAGTTCTCTCATTTATCTACCAATGGCTTAGCCAGTCTCAATAGTGTCCTAGTGGTTCATGTTCATCCCAGAACTTTTTCCAGATGGTGGTTGAGGAAGTTTGTCATCGTATATTCAGCAATAATGTAATGCCATAAAATGAGCCAGGATTTAAAATATGAACAGAGAATCATTCAAAAAATCACTCAGAGAAATAGATCAACTACCTTGGTAGCTGTGTAAAGCCAGTACTATTCATCTGGGCATGGGTTTGTTCATCAGGACTGGATTTGATGCAAACTGTCTGGGTGAATAAATTACACCTATGTTTTGGAATACCTTGAGCTAAAAGACCTAGGCAGTGATACTTGAGTtaagtgggatttggggaaataaGGCATGGTTACATACCTGATTGTTGGCAAAAGCCTAAGTTTGACTACAGTCATACACATTAATACATATGTATTAATAAGTGATggttatattatatatatgatGTATGGTAATAATCTTTATATATACCCTAACAAGAAGCCAGCTGTTGAATTTTACCTCAGTACAATGGTACACCTTAAATGAATAGTTAGATATGCACATGCTCTGACAGGGAAGACACTGCCTGATacacttgtatttttttccaattccaGCTATGTGATACTATCGTTTGAAAACACTGGAGAATACATGGACATGAAACAAGCTGATACCACTCAGTATGTACCAATGCTGGAAAGGAAGGAGGGCTCTAAATACTCTGATATTCAGAGGTCTGTGTATGATCGGCCTGCTTCATATAAGAAGAAATCCATGTCAGGTAATGTAGAACTGTCCCTTCTGCATATGTCATTAATACAAATGACTCTTGTGCAAACACATATCTAATTTTTGTCCTCTAAATGGACACAAACTGCTTAGCTCTGTTCAGCAAGAGTGTGAGCATAAGCTGTAAGCTCAGAGGTTGTGGTTGTGTTCTTCCATTCTGCTCTGGGACTAGGAGAGGGAGGAGTTGCTGGAGCAGAAGGGGTCTTATTGTatatttctttctgtgctgAGGCACAGGGTAGTTGTGCTCTGCAATCGGGCTACTGTAGGCACTCTTTGGAGGCAGTGATTTTATCAGTCTTGTAGTTTGAAGGATTTTGAGCGATAGCAATGACCAATAATAATAGTAGTTTATATTGTACTGTTTCCACTTACATATCACATTAACCGACACTTACCAAATGCAGAACACTTCCAAATACTTTCCTGGATCATGTAATGAAGATAATGAATGCatcctattccctgtccctgttctcagaaaaaaaatatgcttttgtttaaaaacagacaCCGCCACTTCTGCCTCCAGGGCTCTGAAACTGAACCATATCCAGTCCCAGGTTTACATGGCAGACTTATGTACTCATGTTCTAGGACAGTCAGGGAAAAATGAATCACTGAAttttgactgtttttttttctggcatttttcataaaataaataagaactGTTGCCATAGAATTCCTGACCCTTTTTGCTGGTGTTGGATTAGTCCCAGTGAATACTTCCTGGGAAACAGCAGTGTTCAGCAAAAGTAAACAGATAAGAATATACATGCATGCACAAAACCCTAATGAAGGTATCACCtctaaacaaatatttttgtacCACACACCAAGTAAACAATGTGTGTAACAGTCCAGTAATGTCCAGTAACTGTTCTTTCTCACTTTACTTCTTCCTACCGTTCCCcggggaaaaaaattacagacaGGAGAAACCCCAAATCTGTTACTTAATACtggctgcttttaaaaatgcaggttGTGTCAGTGAGTGATGCAGACATTAAAAGTGGCAATAGTTACTATGAAAAGACTGTTTTGGTCATGGTACTCTGCTAAAATGATCAGCTCAGAATCATGATAGGTAGAGGATGATGGATGCTGCTTTCACACACCACagcaaaaccacatttttcttcttttttcaatAGAATCAGAAGTCAAAAACCTTCTTTCAGATGATAGTTCAGAGGGCCTCAGTCTACTGGATTTGCTGAGCTTCACCTACCAGGTTGCACGGGGAATGGAATTCTTGGCTTCTAAGAAtgtaagtaaataaaaattaagcaaaatgGAATAAGGTGTAAAAATGTCCTCTGCAGCTATGgttttaaatttagattttgAACATATGACACAATATAGTATTCTTTTTGGAGATATAGATGGCTTTCTCACTTACCTGGAAATGGAGATCACCATGGTGGGAAAAAATCGAAGCAGCAGTCACTTGTTTTCATCCTGTGACATTGCTTCATTCCTGCTTCATCCTGTGACATTGTTGGAGTCAGGGTGCCGGAGATGGTGGAGGATCAAAGCAGGGTCTGGGTGAAGAGTCCCTGCAGTCCCAAGCCAGCATAGTCAGAAGCACAGGCATATCATTAGCACATGATGGGTAGAGTGGGAAAGGGTGACCTCACTTTTGTCTCCTCCCCCTAAAATGCATCCATGTGAGACCTTGTTGGTTCTGAGGCCTGGTGCCTCCTTGCTCCTGCTAGAAGGTGCTTGTGCAGTAGAGGGTCTTGTTAGGACTGTACCTAGAAAGCCAACCCTTTTGCAAGGGCAGTGGCCCTCATGGAAAAAGCATGTCCTTGAACAACTTCATCTTTCTCCACACAGTGTGTGCACCGTGACTTGGCCGCTCGGAATGTCCTCCTGGCTCAAGGAAAAATTGTGAAGATCTGTGACTTTGGGCTGGCTAGAGACATCATGCATGATTCCAACTATGTCTCCAAGGGCAGTGTATGTACTTAATCTCTGCATCTCTGCtttaactgaaatgaaaattgtCAGTTTTAAATGGTATTTCATGTTCTTGCCATTCAGTGTTGGTTACAGTAATTGACCATTGGCATGAATGCTCCTCAGAGCAATTTATCTTCAGATCATTAATTCCTGTAACTTTTATAACTCTGTATTAAAGCTAAAAAGTACACATTTAGCACTTCACAGTCTGGCATTTTTAACTGGCAGGTTTTGTGACTAGATAAGTCATTAAGGAACTGTCAATCAATGACATATTCT includes:
- the PDGFRA gene encoding platelet-derived growth factor receptor alpha, translating into MGTYPQMLLILGCFLTGPFLTFCQLPLPTIVPNRNEMVVQLYSNFTLKCSGDSEVSWQYPVTEGNHRIDIRHEENNSGFFVTVLEVGNASAAHTGLYVCYYNHTQVEDGEVEGKDIYIYVPDPDMPFVPSIPEDQFILVEEGDPAVIPCRTSDPDAQVTLVNNLDKPVHALYDTKQGFIGNFPAGSYMCKTMVKGVEFKSDEFLIYIIRATSQLPVEIEALKTVYKTGETIVVTCVVFDNEVVNLQWNYPGKVKEKGLIKLDDIKVPSQKLVYTLTIPEASVKDTGDYECTARHATKEVKENKKVAITVHDKGFVHLEPQFSPLEAVNLHEVKNFVVDVQAYPAPKMYWLKDNVTLIENLTEIVTTSGRVQETRFQSILKLIRAKEEDSGYYTLVAENEDEIKRYTFSLLIQVPALISALVDDHHGSAGGQTVRCLAEGTPLPDVEWLVCKDIKKCNNDTSWTILTNNISDIHMEAHLDEKNMVESQVTFQKVEETLAVRCVARNDLGAVTRELKLVAPTLRSELTVAAAVLVLLVIVIISLIVLVIIWKQKPRYEIRWRVIESISPDGHEYIYVDPMQLPYDSRWEFPRDGLVLGRILGSGAFGKVVEGTAYGLSRSQPVMKVAVKMLKPTARSSEKQALMSELKIMTHLGPHLNIVNLLGACTKSGPIYIITEYCFYGDLVNYLHKNRDNFLNRHPEKPKKDLDIFGMNPADESTRSYVILSFENTGEYMDMKQADTTQYVPMLERKEGSKYSDIQRSVYDRPASYKKKSMSESEVKNLLSDDSSEGLSLLDLLSFTYQVARGMEFLASKNCVHRDLAARNVLLAQGKIVKICDFGLARDIMHDSNYVSKGSTFLPVKWMAPESIFDNLYTTLSDVWSYGILLWEIFSLGGTPYPGMMVDSTFYNKIKSGYRMAKPDHATNEVYEIMVKCWNSEPEKRPSFYHLSEIVESLLPGEYKKSYEKIHLDFLKSDHPAVTRMRGDCDNAYIGVTYKNEDKLKDRESGFDEQRLSADSGYIIPLPDIDPVSEDELGKRNRHSSQTSEESAIETGSSSSTFIKREDETIEDIDMMDDIGIDSSDLVEDSFL